A DNA window from Camelina sativa cultivar DH55 chromosome 17, Cs, whole genome shotgun sequence contains the following coding sequences:
- the LOC104759187 gene encoding protein HOTHEAD-like has translation MGWDGALANESYQWVEAKVAFQPPMGPWQTAVRDGLLEAGIVPNNGFTYDHINGTKFGGTIFDHNGNRHTAADLLEYADPKGITVLLHATVHRILFRTRGTTKPIANGVVYRDQTGQAHRAYLKEGALSEIILSAGTLGSPQLLMLSGVGPSAQLQAQNITVVMDQPQVGQGMHDNPMNAVFIPSPVPVEVSLIEVVGITGEGTYVEAAGGENFGGGGSGSSTRDYYAMFSPRATLLESNSMTKLSPAQPFQGGFLLEKVMGPLSTGHLEIKTRNPKDNPVVTFNYFQHPDDLKRCVRGIQTIQRVVQSKAFSRYKYADMPFEYLLNLTASTPVNLRPPRSGPGASLPPSAEEFCQHTVTTIWHYHGGCVVGKVVDGDYKVIGIDRLRVIDMSTVGYCPGTNPQATVMMLGRYMGVKILKERFTKK, from the exons ATGGGTTGGGACGGAGCGCTAGCGAACGAGTCGTACCAGTGGGTAGAAGCTAAAGTGGCCTTTCAGCCTCCGATGGGGCCATGGCAAACCGCCGTGAGAGACGGCTTATTGGAGGCTGGGATTGTCCCTAACAATGGTTTCACTTATGATCACATCAATGGCACCAAATTTGGCGGTACTATTTTTGACCACAACGGCAATAGACACACCGCCGCCGATTTGTTAGAGTACGCCGATCCCAAGGGTATTACGGTTCTTTTGCATGCTACTGTCCACCGGATCTTGTTTCGAACTCGAG GTACCACCAAGCCTATAGCTAACGGAGTTGTGTACCGAGACCAGACCGGTCAGGCCCACCGAGCTTACCTAAAAGAAGGCGCATTGAGTGAGATTATCCTCTCGGCGGGAACCCTTGGGAGCCCACAACTTCTGATGCTAAGCGGCGTTGGTCCATCAGCTCAATTACAGGCCCAAAATATCACGGTGGTGATGGACCAGCCTCAAGTGGGCCAAGGCATGCACGATAACCCTATGAACGCCGTGTTCATCCCTTCTCCGGTCCCGGTCGAGGTCTCACTCATCGAGGTTGTGGGGATTACCGGCGAAGGAACATATGTTGAAGCCGCTGGTGGTGAGAATTTTGGCGGAGGTGGCAGTGGATCATCTACTAGAGACTACTACGCAATGTTTTCACCAAGGGCAACACTACTAGAGTCAAATTCAATGACCAAATTGTCACCAGCCCAACCTTTTCAAGGAGGCTTCCTTTTGGAGAAAGTAATGGGACCACTGTCAACAGGTCACTTAGAGATCAAGACCCGAAACCCGAAAGATAACCCGGTTGTAACTTTCAACTATTTCCAACATCCGGACGACCTAAAACGTTGTGTTCGAGGGATCCAAACCATACAAAGAGTTGTACAATCTAAGGCGTTTTCGAGGTATAAATACGCGGATATGCCGTTTGAGTATTTGCTTAACCTCACGGCGAGTACTCCAGTCAATCTAAGGCCGCCTCGAAGTGGTCCTGGAGCCTCGTTGCCTCCATCAGCTGAGGAATTTTGTCAGCATACGGTTACAACTATTTGGCATTACCATGGAGGATGTGTTGTGGGTAAAGTGGTCGATGGGGATTATAAAGTTATTGGTATCGACCGACTTAGAGTCATTGATATGTCGACCGTTGGCTATTGTCCTGGGACAAACCCTCAAGCCACCGTTATGATGCTTGGCAG GTATATGGGTGTGAAGATCTTGAAAGAGAGATTCACCAAAAAGTAG
- the LOC104755525 gene encoding expansin-A7-like, which produces MGPITSSWSFNKFFTIVFVLFAISGEFVAGYYRPGPWRYAHATFYGDETASETMGGACGYGNLFNSGYGVATAALSTTLFKDGYGCGQCFQITCMKSPHCYYGNPSTVVTATNLCPPNWYQDSNNGGWCNPPRTHFDMAKPAFMKLANWRAGIIPVAYRRVPCQRSGGMRFQFQGNAYWLLIFVMNVGGAGDIKSMAVKGSRTNWISMSHNWGASYQAFSSLYGQSLSFRVTSYTTGQTIYAWNVAPSNWSAGKTYKATANFR; this is translated from the exons atGGGTCCAATCACAAGTTCTTGGAGTTTCAACAAATTCTTCACGATAGTTTTTGTCCTTTTCGCCATCTCCGGTGAGTTCGTCGCTGGATACTATCGACCAGGCCCATGGAGATATGCTCACGCCACTTTCTACGGCGACGAGACCGCTAGTGAAACTATGG GTGGTGCGTGTGGGTACGGAAACCTGTTTAACAGCGGCTACGGTGTGGCCACAGCAGCGCTAAGCACAACGTTGTTCAAAGACGGTTACGGATGCGGCCAATGTTTTCAAATAACGTGTATGAAGTCACCGCATTGTTATTATGGAAACCCATCAACGGTGGTAACAGCCACCAACCTTTGCCCTCCTAATTGGTACCAAGACTCCAACAATGGTGGTTGGTGCAATCCTCCTAGAACCCATTTCGATATGGCTAAACCGGCTTTTATGAAACTCGCTAATTGGAGGGCTGGTATCATCCCAGTTGCATACCGAAG AGTGCCATGCCAAAGGAGTGGAGGTATGAGGTTTCAATTCCAAGGCAATGCATATTGGCTTCTCATATTCGTGATGAACGTCGGTGGCGCGGGAGATATCAAGAGCATGGCCGTGAAAGGTAGCCGGACGAATTGGATCAGCATGAGCCATAATTGGGGAGCGTCTTACCAAGCATTTTCGTCTCTCTACGGTCAATCTCTATCTTTCAGGGTCACTTCTTACACCACAGGTCAAACCATCTATGCTTGGAACGTTGCCCCGTCTAACTGGAGCGCCGGTAAGACTTACAAAGCCACCGCCAATTTCCGTTGA